TCCTGGTCCCCATGGCCCGACGCTTTGTCTTAAAGGCTGACCCCACAACGCCGAAAGCCACGCTTACTGTCGATTATGCTGGGCAGCTCAATGCGCAACAATATGCAGTGGCCACAGCAGGAGGCGGTCCGGTGCTCGTTGTGGCCGGTGCCGGTACGGGCAAGACGCGGGCACTGGTTTACCGCGTGGCCTACTTGGTCGAAACCGGTACGCCACCCGAGGAAATCGTGCTGCTTACCTTTACCCGACGGGCTGCGCGGGAGATGTTGGCTCGTGCAGCAGCTTTGCTCGATGGCCGCTGCGAGCGCGTCCAAGGTGGCACGTTCCACGCCTTTTGCCTGGGAATTCTCCGTCGCTACGCAGCACGCCTAGGCTATCCGAGTACATTTACCGTATTGGACGCTTCGGACGCGGCCGATGTGATTGATCTGTTGCGCACGGCGCGTGGATTAGGCCGCAGCGCCCGCCGATTCCCACGAAAACAAACGCTACAAGACCTCTTTTCGGCAGCTGCTAACCATCCTGACTTGTCGCTGCAGGCCTTACTTGAAGCCCGCTATCCCCAGTTTCTGGAGCATCTAGAAGCCATAGCAAGCCTGCAGCAAGACTACGCGCGCTATAAGCGTCAGCATGGCCTGATGGACTATGATGACCTGCTGGCCTGCACGCTAGAACTTTTTGCGCTTCACCCCGACGTGCACCGCCAGGTGGCTTCCCGATGCCGCTACGTACTGGTTGACGAATACCAAGATACCAACCGCCTTCAAGCTGAGCTGGTGCAGCAGCTTGCGGCCGTGCACGGCAATGTGATGGCCGTTGGCGACGATGCCCAATCGATTTATCGGTTTCGAGGGGCCGACTGGCGGAACATCTTCGAATTTCCACAACGCTTCCCGGGCACCCGCATCCTTAAACTGGAGCAAAACTATCGTTCAAGGCAGCCTATCTTAGATCTAGCAAACCAAATCCTGCAACGGGCCCACCACCGCTACGACAAGGTGCTTTTCAGCCATCGCCAAGACGGGGAAAAACCAGCCATTATCCCTGCCCCCGATGAACGCACCGAAAGCCGGTTCGTATGCCAAATGATCCTAACGCTGCGCGAGCAAGGCGTGCCTTTGCACCAAATGGCTGTGCTGTTTCGCAGTAGCCACAATGCTTTCGCCTTGGAATTGGAGCTCAACCGGCACGGCATCCCTTACGTAAAGTATGGTGGACTCAAGCTGAGTGAGGCCGCTCATGTGAAAGATCTTTTGGCCTACGTGCGCCTTTTGGAAAATCCGAAAGATGCAGCCGCCTGGAACCGCGTGCTGCAGCTCATCGAGGGCATTGGCCCGCGCACGGCGCAACAGCTGATCGCTTGGCTTGTAGCTGCGCAAAGCGAACCCTTTCGGCTCGCCGAACGGCCTTTTTCCCCGCGCTACGCCGAGGCCTTGATGCAACTTTTTACGCTGCTACGCCAGCTTCGGGAAACGGACTGGCCACTGGAGGCACAGCT
This Rhodothermus bifroesti DNA region includes the following protein-coding sequences:
- a CDS encoding ATP-dependent helicase, encoding MARRFVLKADPTTPKATLTVDYAGQLNAQQYAVATAGGGPVLVVAGAGTGKTRALVYRVAYLVETGTPPEEIVLLTFTRRAAREMLARAAALLDGRCERVQGGTFHAFCLGILRRYAARLGYPSTFTVLDASDAADVIDLLRTARGLGRSARRFPRKQTLQDLFSAAANHPDLSLQALLEARYPQFLEHLEAIASLQQDYARYKRQHGLMDYDDLLACTLELFALHPDVHRQVASRCRYVLVDEYQDTNRLQAELVQQLAAVHGNVMAVGDDAQSIYRFRGADWRNIFEFPQRFPGTRILKLEQNYRSRQPILDLANQILQRAHHRYDKVLFSHRQDGEKPAIIPAPDERTESRFVCQMILTLREQGVPLHQMAVLFRSSHNAFALELELNRHGIPYVKYGGLKLSEAAHVKDLLAYVRLLENPKDAAAWNRVLQLIEGIGPRTAQQLIAWLVAAQSEPFRLAERPFSPRYAEALMQLFTLLRQLRETDWPLEAQLDALLRYYTPLCERRYYEDFPRRLQDLEHVVSLSARFQSRAAFLEAMVLEPLELTALEVDPVLEDEPPLVLSTIHSAKGLEFHTVFIIHALEGVLPSAYALSDPEALDEELRLLYVAITRAREHLFISYPVVRYQASMGTYLAHPSRFIRELPESILEPWMLVEEPGPPGLPAPSNVANGHP